TGGTtcgacaagtttttttttttaattcaggcTATTTCCCCTACCAAAGCCCAATTTATTTGAATCCTCTGGATCTAAAAAAGGTCGACCTCACCTAGTGGAaaaatgcttggttgttgttgttgttattgttgtgttCTGGATCTAGAAAAGGCTCTACCTCCTGAATATAAGAAACCCCAAGGACAAAAAAATTGGAGTAAGCCAGTTCAATGATAGCAATGATCTAACCAATGTAGAAGGCTAGGTTCTTGGAAAAAGAGGCAAAAAGAAGCCAGTTTGGCTTCTTAGATCACAATGAGCCCTTAGTTTTTAGTCTTGTGTTATTATGTCCTTCAGATAAACTTGATAATTTTTCCCATTCTAAGATACCATGATATTTATTTCTCCCCAACCAGTATCAATCAGGATCAATGTCACTCAAGCATAGCACTTTTATGGTCCTCCTAAGTGATTACATCCCCAATTTGGCTGAAGCCAACACTTTTGCATCTCTTACATACAATAATATTCCTTATTGCATTCTTTACATGTGTATGACTACCATCACAACCAATCTTGTGCACAACATATGCGCACAATCAACCAACAACCTCTACTCAGGGAATTAAAAGCATATTCCAAGTGATCAACCAGCTACCTAGCACCTATGCAGTAGGCAAGCTCCTAAGTGAGAACCTAGGTGGTCATAACAAAAGTGTATTTCATAATTAAGAATAGCTATATATTTCATATTGACAGCTATTTTATAATTAGTGTTGTATTACAATATCAAACAAAATAGACAAAATAGCTGATAAAAAAACTAGTTTTTTTTGGTAGACATGCTAGGATTGTCTACGTTGCCTTTTTAATTGCCTAGTTACTAGGCTAAGTGACCCTTTAGCAAAGTTGCCTAAGCATGACTTTGAAAACTAAGTTTTTGCTCATAATTTGACCAACAACACTCAAATACAAATGAGTTCCGTTTAGCACCTGCTCTTGCCATTTATGAAAAGCTACTAGCAAATTCTACACACATGTATGCCTGCTCATGACCACCAAGCACAATAGCTATTGGTGAGCCCCACATGTCCTACTCGATCAAATCTAGCATCAAACATCTTGCTTGCTTTTGTATGCTCTTTGATTTTTCTAAAGCTCTTTGCTGCTTTTTTTAATATCAACCAGTAATTTTCTTACATCTCCACATGATACCCTGCAGAGCACATATATTTGACATCTTCTGCAAATAAATTCACCCACCCTCCATCCAACTAAGTAGTTGTAGAAAGCTCCAAACTCGccgtttctttttttttcagaCAGCAATTGACTGGTCTCTCTTTTAGTATTAAGCAATAATTTGGCCATTGATTAGTGAACTTTTGAGCTCCCTTCAGTTCAAAATGGCATATTCCTCATCTGCCTCCCAATTGCCTCCTATCATTAGCCAACTAGATCTATAGGTTCACAAAAATTACCATGACAAATTTGAATAGGAGAAACTATGCTTCATGAGTTGCAGCAAATTGGGTTTGGTTCATTGGCCATGGCCATCATCTTATAACTCGGGTTACTGAGATTCTTGGGTCTGCTTGAGCTTCTTGGGAGCATAGTGACACAATTGTTTGCCATCCTATTGCAATCTATTGATCCAAAAGATGATTTGTACATGGATGATTTTTCTTGATCCTAAACTGTGGTTGCTTTATGATTGGTTCTCAGTCTCTTCTGCCATGCATCCAACACAAAGTTGATAACACATATTGGCCAACTCCAAGCCATTGTTGTTGGTCTATAAGATATTCTCACAATTACATTAAATGTTAAGGTTATGCAGACTGCTTCAACAAGACCATTACCAATTATTTTTCAATCATAAATTTGTCCTGAGTTAGATCTTATAAAGATTCATCTCTTGGACAACACCTCTATCTCATGCCTATAAGATGTTTACATGCATATGTTAAAGCCTCTAAAACATTTTTACCAACCTCTAATTTTCCCATAGATAGATCCGCTCATGCTACTTAGTTCTAATTGGATGATTCTCCTAGTGGTAGAGACACCCATGAAGGTCAGCAAGTGGAAGAAGTCGTTCTAATGGACAGAACAATGCAAAAgcaccctctgtggaaattctgGGCATGCTCGAAAAGTATGTTACTTCATGGCTATAAAGAGAGCTATCCTCTGGCAGTTAGATTCAGGTGGTGGGAATTCTAGTTAGAGTATCCACTATTACTTTCATGTATTATGTATAGGTGAAGAAACTTGACAGATTTGAAAGTCAACTTAGGTTTTTTTTATTGATGGAAAAGTATAAGTTGCTTTCTTAGTTTCCTGAAAAATGaattattaatttaagtttaactttccAGCTAGAACATCAAACACAAGCCAACCAATTAAATTGGTACAAGTAAATAACTTTGACACGTTGATCAAGGGCTTAAACTATCCAAATGAATCCTACAATTCCACATAACTAGGTGGTGAAGAAATTTGACCTATTTGGAGAATAACTAGGATATGGGTCCAGCAAATTTTTGCTTGTTAGAATAAGATGATCTTCTCAGTTCCCTAAGAAGGAATGATTGATATGGCGGGCCAACTTGACCCACCAAAACCACAATCTTACTAGCTAAATAAGTGAATTGGCACAGATAAAGAACTGCACCAAGTAATAGAAGACCTAAGCCTACCCTTTATATTCCCAAAATGATATATGAGTATGAAAATTTCAAGCTCTTCAATTATTGAACTTACCAACACGAAAGACATGAAAATCATATAGAGGTAGGCAAAGTGCAATGGAACTAACCTTCTCCAAAATTTTAAAACCATGCATTCGTCAACACTTATCCAAGTTTTTTCTATGTTGATAATAAGGAAGCAGAGAAAACGGTAGCTATACAGACACTAAACTTATATGCAATTACCAAAATTTCTTTCCTAAACAAGATTTTTCACAGTAGCATTGAAGAAAAAATCAAAGACTATAGATGTTTGAAGTCAAAATATATATTGATTTGGGCATATATTTGAACAAAAAGTAAAAAAGGAACTGGAATAATGAATATTACCAAGTTTTGTGCCAACGAGAATAACTGGCACACCGGGCGCATAATGTTTCAATTCAGGTATCCACTGAAGAGTGAAACGGTGAAAATAGGAAAGAGAAAGTGGCAAGTCAGAAAATTAACATCTAACGCAGAAAGCACTGCTACAAAGTTTACCTTTTTAGCTACGTTTTCATAGCTAGCCTTACTTATCAAAGAGAAGGCTAGAAGGAAGACATCAGCACCTCGGTAGCTTAAAGGTCTGAGTCTATTGTAATCTTCCTGGCCTGTGGACCATCAAATcctcaaataaataaaaattacctTAAACAAGGTAGGGCAGCAAGCACAAAGAAAGACTCAGGGAATGGTGAACTAAATAAAAAAAGATTACCTGCGGTGTCCCACAGCCCTAAGTTAACCGTGTTGCCATCGACTACAACGTTCGCACTAAAGTTATCAAATACGGTTGGTACATAATCCTATGTATCAACAcacaaaaataaatgaaaacGTTTAAACATAGAAGAGTCATTCAACACATTCATAATGTAGAACTAATATTAAAAAAGAATTTCACAAGGTACTTATCATGTTATAAAAATAATGGAGAATTTCACAAGGATTTAGAAGGCTCAATCATGTAGTTACTGTGCACATACCATTTCCAAGTACAAAAAGGTGCATGATCAATGaaatatcaataataattcatgatATATTGATATGTCTGCATCTTTATTTTCGAGGAAACTAAATGATATTAGGGCATAAAGCTTTTGGACATCTCACATCCAACAAATTCCAAGACAGTTTATTTCTGGTAAGAAAAATGGAAATAGAAAATATGCACGAAAGAAAGAAATtatattgaaaattttattaattatataaaaatcgGTGAAAAACGGTTATGAGCGAACATCAGAAAAGACAAcatgagaagaaaagaagaagaggtaATATTGTAACATAATATTATAAAGCTAAATAACCCAAAAGGGTATACTTTCTTGCCCCTCCTTCCAACCACCAAGAAACACCTGGAATAGGAAAAAGAACGGGCTTTCCCAGACTTACCGTGGGGAACGTGTTACTGGTATACGATATGAGCATGCAGGTCTTCCCGACGGCACCGTCGCCCACCGTAACACACTTTATGAACCTCGATGCACTCATCTTCCCGATCGATCTCCTCGCATCCCACAAAACGACTGCCTTTTCTCCCTCCCGCTACTCGTTCAGGCCCGACACCGCTTAGCTTCAACCACTGCACATCAGAAGGACACGAGGAAGGCTCACATTCGTCAGCCGAGGAAAAGGCTTCCCATTgaaggaaaaagggaaagaaaaagagAGACAATGCGATGCAGTATTGGGAAAATTCAATTCCTCTAGCTTTATCTTCTTCCTGCCAAGAGAGATAGATTGAGAGAAGAGGGCACCTTTGGGTTAAGGTTGTAGGAGTGGGAGGGGACGCTCCGGCCGAGAAATGCTGCGGTTGAAGCGCAAGCCGAAAGAGACGCCGATTCGGTAATAACATTTCCATTGATAGAAGGAAATGAACGGATAGCAAAGGCCACAAAAATTTATAGGAAATCATTTCTCCCcacaaatttgagaaattaaatttgaccttttcaaaaattcaaaatcaatcatCGGGAAATTGCCGTTAAATCGCCATGTAAATTTAAACATTTACATTTAGTTCCCATGTCagtataaatttatttttgatatatgatcAAATCAATTTATTTGTTT
The genomic region above belongs to Zingiber officinale cultivar Zhangliang chromosome 11A, Zo_v1.1, whole genome shotgun sequence and contains:
- the LOC122030822 gene encoding rac-like GTP-binding protein 5, with the translated sequence MSASRFIKCVTVGDGAVGKTCMLISYTSNTFPTDYVPTVFDNFSANVVVDGNTVNLGLWDTAGQEDYNRLRPLSYRGADVFLLAFSLISKASYENVAKKWIPELKHYAPGVPVILVGTKLDLRDDQQFFIDHPGSQPISTAQGEELKRTIDSPAYIECSAKTQVNIKAVFDMAIKVVLQPPKQKKKKGKALCTIL